In Vagococcus hydrophili, one DNA window encodes the following:
- a CDS encoding LacI family DNA-binding transcriptional regulator, which translates to MTTLSDVAKKANVSKMTVSRVINHPEKVTDELKELVFKAMKDLDYKPNVAAKALANNRTQVIKFFILEEIDTTEPYYMNLLMGISKELDKHQYSLQLVTENSFDLGQSDGYIITGMRDEDYPWIERLEKPFVLFGENRYGYDFVDTDNAKGTELSTEHAISQGYEKIVYVGIDVKEPFEFSRESGYINTMQRYQKVPEIVRFNNRSHFSYQFIADKFLRYPKKTAFVCSSDRLAIGIERGLQASKAKVPEDYGVIGFDGVFLDQIAFPKLTTVKQPVFEMGAACANMLLNKIKQKGAPQGNLLFEASLVVRGSTEKDK; encoded by the coding sequence ATGACAACTTTATCAGATGTTGCCAAAAAAGCGAATGTATCAAAAATGACCGTTTCTAGGGTGATTAACCATCCAGAAAAAGTAACAGATGAATTAAAAGAATTAGTATTTAAAGCGATGAAAGATTTAGATTATAAACCCAATGTGGCGGCTAAAGCTTTAGCGAACAACAGAACGCAAGTTATTAAGTTTTTTATTTTAGAAGAAATTGATACAACAGAACCTTATTACATGAATTTATTAATGGGAATCTCAAAAGAACTGGATAAGCATCAATATTCCTTACAACTTGTGACTGAAAATAGTTTTGATTTAGGTCAAAGCGACGGCTATATCATTACAGGGATGAGAGACGAAGATTACCCTTGGATTGAACGTTTGGAAAAACCCTTTGTTTTGTTTGGTGAAAATCGTTATGGGTATGATTTTGTGGATACAGATAACGCAAAAGGGACCGAGTTGTCTACTGAACACGCCATCTCTCAAGGGTATGAAAAAATTGTTTATGTTGGAATTGATGTTAAGGAGCCTTTCGAGTTTTCAAGAGAATCAGGCTACATAAACACGATGCAACGCTACCAGAAAGTCCCAGAAATTGTGAGATTCAACAATCGCTCGCATTTTTCTTACCAGTTTATTGCTGATAAATTTTTAAGATATCCTAAAAAGACAGCGTTTGTTTGTAGTAGTGATCGTTTAGCTATTGGAATTGAGCGTGGACTTCAAGCAAGTAAAGCGAAAGTGCCAGAAGATTACGGTGTGATTGGCTTTGATGGTGTCTTTTTAGATCAAATCGCTTTCCCGAAATTAACAACAGTAAAACAACCTGTTTTTGAAATGGGGGCAGCTTGTGCCAATATGTTGTTAAATAAAATTAAACAAAAAGGAGCACCACAAGGTAACTTATTGTTTGAAGCCTCACTTGTTGTTAGAGGAAGCACTGAAAAAGATAAATAA